One stretch of Nocardioides perillae DNA includes these proteins:
- a CDS encoding SpoIIE family protein phosphatase: MTSPQPPPPSHLDGPSERAAERASDERVTDALETALHTADGTQPSLPPTQRRSTAVRERPMRLMSSASESGPRVQLAQSSSRADFLSALSRSLSAVQHPARAVETVVSTLVDGAVDFAQVTIRTEQGWLAAGQTVGFEPVLSSDYHVARRQGTTIRTLMQRGIAEHWVLPPDTPERVEVLDHLFGRTDLAEQLDTLDAASLLLVPLNARGRAFGLLAVARAAGHGFDQAAVDFVEDVAQRVAVSLDACCVVAESRRVAASLRDSLEPRPVAAGAGLDVATYSRVAHEDASVGGDFVDLHGPDDDLSLLMGDVVGHGVPAAIAAQRIRNSARTITAVDRDPAQVLEVTNRVLMAESAHYAENFATAVSARLRRTGDVVHVEIAVAGHPPPLVVRTDGTVEPVAARGPALALKPDARWRTDSFELGLGDTLVCFTDGVTEARRGAEFFGDARLLEALRDLAGARPGAVVERLAMAVATFRGAHEERDDTSIVALQPVPVRSSTS; the protein is encoded by the coding sequence GTGACCAGCCCCCAGCCCCCGCCTCCCTCCCACCTCGACGGACCGTCCGAGCGCGCCGCCGAGCGCGCGTCCGACGAGCGCGTCACCGACGCGCTCGAGACCGCGCTCCACACGGCGGACGGCACACAGCCCTCGCTGCCTCCGACCCAGCGCCGCTCCACCGCCGTGCGCGAGCGCCCGATGCGCCTGATGTCCAGCGCGTCCGAGTCCGGCCCGCGCGTCCAGCTCGCCCAGTCCTCCTCCCGCGCCGACTTCCTCTCCGCGCTCTCCCGCTCGCTCTCCGCGGTCCAGCACCCCGCCCGAGCGGTCGAGACCGTCGTCAGCACCCTCGTCGACGGCGCCGTCGACTTCGCCCAGGTGACCATCCGCACCGAGCAGGGCTGGCTCGCCGCCGGGCAGACCGTCGGCTTCGAGCCGGTGCTGTCCTCCGACTACCACGTGGCGCGCCGGCAGGGCACGACCATCCGCACCCTCATGCAGCGCGGGATCGCCGAGCACTGGGTGCTGCCCCCCGACACCCCCGAGCGCGTCGAGGTGCTCGACCACCTCTTCGGCCGCACCGACCTCGCCGAGCAGCTCGACACCCTCGACGCCGCCTCGCTGCTGCTGGTGCCGCTCAACGCCCGCGGGCGCGCCTTCGGACTGCTCGCCGTCGCCCGTGCCGCCGGCCACGGCTTCGACCAGGCCGCTGTCGACTTCGTCGAGGACGTCGCCCAGCGCGTCGCGGTCTCCCTCGACGCCTGCTGCGTCGTCGCCGAGTCGCGGCGCGTCGCGGCCAGCCTGCGCGACTCCCTCGAGCCGCGCCCTGTCGCCGCGGGCGCCGGCCTCGACGTGGCGACGTACTCCCGGGTGGCGCACGAGGACGCCTCCGTCGGCGGCGACTTCGTCGACCTCCACGGACCCGACGACGACCTCTCGCTGCTGATGGGCGACGTGGTGGGCCACGGCGTGCCGGCGGCGATCGCCGCGCAGCGCATCCGCAACAGCGCCCGCACCATCACCGCCGTCGACCGTGACCCCGCCCAGGTGCTCGAGGTGACCAACCGGGTCCTCATGGCCGAGTCGGCCCACTACGCCGAGAACTTCGCGACCGCGGTGTCGGCGCGGCTGCGCCGCACCGGCGACGTGGTGCACGTCGAGATCGCCGTCGCCGGTCACCCGCCGCCGCTCGTGGTGCGCACCGACGGCACGGTCGAGCCCGTGGCGGCCCGGGGCCCGGCGCTCGCGCTCAAGCCGGACGCGCGGTGGCGCACCGACAGCTTCGAGCTCGGCCTGGGCGACACCTTGGTCTGCTTCACCGACGGCGTCACCGAGGCCCGCCGTGGCGCCGAGTTCTTCGGCGACGCCCGGCTGCTCGAGGCGTTGCGCGACCTCGCCGGCGCGCGCCCCGGCGCCGTCGTCGAGAGGCTGGCGATGGCCGTGGCGACCTTCCGCGGCGCCCACGAGGAGCGCGACGACACCTCGATCGTGGCCCTGCAGCCGGTGCCCGTCCGGTCGTCCACCTCGTGA
- a CDS encoding cobalamin-dependent protein — protein MSTGSRTDDRTDHRREADDYWRAVVANDVDAALAVVDHAAEHDPDGALERLVAGTQVRVGELWERDEFTVAQEHAATAVSELVVRHHLERSQAARPRVDRAPAPVVVACAEREWHALPGLLIAASLSRRGLDVVSLGADVSAQRLHGALLDAPVTAVLVSASLSSSLPRVRAHVETARLVGTPVVVGGSAFDRAGRRAAVLGATAQAGDAATAADLVPSLPRRVSPAPPLTHPGVDEAVLLEADQARLVDSVQDRLLQRAAERTAAGPDAATEDRWSRVLGDQLPHLLGSVAAALLVEEPEVLGEVRRWLSTVLAGRSAPPTTVDDVWSVLREVLHDFPHATALLDRSGPA, from the coding sequence GTGAGCACCGGGTCCCGCACCGACGACCGCACCGACCACCGCCGCGAGGCCGACGACTACTGGCGCGCCGTCGTCGCCAACGACGTCGACGCTGCCCTCGCGGTCGTCGACCACGCTGCGGAGCACGATCCCGACGGGGCCCTCGAGCGGCTCGTCGCGGGCACGCAGGTGCGCGTGGGCGAGCTCTGGGAGCGCGACGAGTTCACCGTCGCCCAGGAGCACGCCGCCACGGCCGTGAGCGAGCTGGTCGTGCGCCACCACCTCGAGCGGTCGCAGGCCGCGCGCCCCCGTGTCGACCGCGCCCCCGCGCCCGTCGTCGTGGCCTGCGCGGAGCGCGAGTGGCACGCGCTCCCGGGCCTGCTGATCGCCGCCTCCCTCAGCCGCCGTGGGCTCGACGTCGTCAGCCTCGGCGCCGACGTCTCGGCCCAGCGACTGCACGGGGCCCTGCTCGACGCCCCGGTCACGGCGGTGCTCGTCAGCGCCTCGCTGAGCAGCTCGCTGCCTCGGGTGCGCGCCCACGTCGAGACCGCCCGCCTGGTCGGCACCCCGGTCGTCGTGGGCGGCAGCGCCTTCGACCGCGCCGGCCGCCGCGCGGCGGTGCTCGGTGCGACAGCCCAGGCCGGCGACGCCGCCACCGCGGCCGACCTCGTGCCCTCGCTGCCGCGGCGCGTGTCGCCGGCCCCGCCGCTGACCCACCCGGGCGTGGACGAGGCCGTCCTGCTCGAGGCCGACCAGGCCCGCCTTGTCGACAGCGTGCAGGACCGGCTGCTGCAGCGCGCCGCCGAGCGCACGGCTGCCGGGCCGGACGCCGCGACCGAGGACCGCTGGTCCCGCGTGCTCGGCGACCAGCTGCCCCACCTCCTCGGCTCCGTCGCCGCGGCCCTCCTCGTCGAGGAGCCCGAGGTGCTCGGCGAGGTCCGCCGCTGGCTCAGCACCGTGCTCGCGGGCCGCTCCGCCCCGCCCACCACCGTCGACGACGTGTGGTCGGTGCTCCGCGAGGTGCTGCACGACTTCCCGCACGCCACCGCCCTGCTCGACCGCAGCGGACCGGCCTGA
- a CDS encoding MFS transporter produces MGAPEQLHDIGRRRAWAIWVTALSVYVLAVFHRSSLGVAGLVATDRFGVGATELATFTVLQLVVYAGMQVPVGVLLDRFGSRALLLSGLLLMTGGQLAFAFTTSYPAALLARGVIGAGDAMVFVSVIRLVALWFLVRQVPVVTQLTGQVGQLGAVVAAAPLAWALQALGWTAAFGLASSIGVVLLVAVLVLVRDSPYARSGTERLKLAALGRSLRAVWGNPGTRLGLWSHFVSQFSMTVFTLLWGYPFLVEGQGLSPGLAGGLLTAMTGWVLVVGLVLGHLVSRHPFYRSWLVVGIVTAIAASWAVVLLWPGPAPLPVLVVMVLVTATGGPASMVGFDLARSFTAVSAVGRTNGVVNVGGFTASLLTAWLVGLVLDLRSGGTATYSLADFKVALSVQYLFWGLGVVQVLRYRRRAIAHLDRWHPGATAVMRSGQPWTPDAARDRDEPHGSPGAV; encoded by the coding sequence GTGGGCGCACCCGAGCAGCTGCACGACATCGGTCGTCGCCGCGCCTGGGCGATCTGGGTGACGGCGCTGTCGGTCTACGTGCTCGCGGTCTTCCACCGCAGCTCGCTCGGCGTGGCGGGCCTCGTCGCCACCGACCGCTTCGGGGTGGGGGCGACCGAGCTCGCGACCTTCACGGTCCTCCAGCTCGTGGTGTACGCCGGGATGCAGGTGCCGGTGGGCGTCCTGCTGGACCGCTTCGGCTCCCGCGCCCTGCTGCTGAGCGGGCTGCTGCTGATGACCGGGGGCCAGCTCGCCTTCGCCTTCACCACCAGCTATCCCGCGGCGCTGCTGGCGCGCGGCGTCATCGGGGCTGGCGACGCCATGGTCTTCGTCAGCGTCATCCGGCTGGTCGCGCTGTGGTTCCTGGTGCGCCAGGTGCCGGTGGTCACCCAGCTGACGGGGCAGGTCGGCCAGCTCGGCGCGGTCGTGGCGGCGGCGCCGCTGGCGTGGGCGCTGCAGGCGCTCGGGTGGACCGCCGCCTTCGGGCTGGCCTCGTCGATCGGGGTGGTGCTGCTCGTCGCCGTGCTCGTCCTCGTCCGGGACTCGCCGTACGCCCGCTCGGGCACCGAGCGCCTCAAGCTCGCCGCGCTGGGTCGCTCGCTGCGCGCGGTGTGGGGCAACCCCGGCACCCGTCTGGGCCTGTGGTCGCACTTCGTGTCGCAGTTCTCGATGACGGTCTTCACGCTGCTGTGGGGCTACCCCTTCCTCGTCGAGGGCCAGGGGCTGTCACCGGGCCTCGCGGGCGGGCTGCTGACCGCCATGACGGGGTGGGTGCTCGTGGTGGGGCTGGTGCTCGGCCACCTGGTCTCGCGCCACCCCTTCTACCGCTCCTGGCTCGTCGTCGGCATCGTGACGGCGATCGCCGCCTCGTGGGCGGTCGTCCTGCTGTGGCCCGGCCCCGCCCCCCTCCCGGTGCTCGTCGTCATGGTGCTCGTCACCGCGACCGGCGGCCCGGCGTCGATGGTCGGCTTCGACCTCGCACGCAGCTTCACCGCGGTCTCGGCGGTGGGCCGCACGAACGGGGTGGTCAACGTCGGCGGCTTCACCGCCAGCCTGCTCACCGCCTGGCTCGTCGGGCTCGTCCTCGACTTGCGCAGCGGCGGCACCGCGACCTACTCCCTGGCCGACTTCAAGGTCGCGCTCAGCGTGCAGTACCTCTTCTGGGGCCTCGGCGTCGTGCAGGTGCTGCGCTACCGCCGCCGCGCCATCGCGCACCTCGACCGCTGGCACCCGGGCGCGACGGCGGTGATGCGCAGCGGGCAGCCCTGGACGCCCGACGCCGCGCGCGACCGGGACGAGCCGCACGGCTCGCCGGGCGCGGTCTGA
- a CDS encoding YajQ family cyclic di-GMP-binding protein, producing MADSSFDIVSKLDRQEVDNALGQAAREVATRFDFKGTGATIEWKGEQAIEISASADDRASAVLDVFKDKLVKRNQSLKILDASEPRQSGQTSKIDVALKEGISSEDAKKISKLIRDEGPKGVKAQIQGDELRVSSKKRDDLQAVQALVKAQDYDFAVQFTNYR from the coding sequence GTGGCCGACTCGTCGTTCGACATCGTGAGCAAGCTCGACCGCCAGGAGGTCGACAACGCCCTGGGCCAGGCGGCCCGCGAGGTCGCCACCCGCTTCGACTTCAAGGGCACCGGCGCGACGATCGAGTGGAAGGGCGAGCAGGCCATCGAGATCAGCGCGTCCGCCGACGACCGCGCCAGCGCGGTGCTCGACGTCTTCAAGGACAAGCTGGTCAAGCGCAACCAGTCGCTCAAGATCCTCGACGCCTCCGAGCCGCGCCAGTCGGGCCAGACCTCCAAGATCGACGTCGCGCTCAAGGAGGGCATCAGCTCCGAGGACGCCAAGAAGATCTCCAAGCTGATCCGCGACGAGGGCCCCAAGGGCGTGAAGGCGCAGATCCAGGGCGACGAGCTGCGGGTGTCGTCGAAGAAGCGCGACGACCTGCAGGCCGTCCAGGCGCTGGTGAAGGCGCAGGACTACGACTTCGCGGTGCAGTTCACCAACTACCGCTGA
- the ilvA gene encoding threonine ammonia-lyase IlvA: MSAPPPSPVTARDVEEAATRIAALPGAVETTPVQPAARLGERLGAPVWLKREDLQTVRSYKVRGALNLMAQLDDAQRARGVVCASAGNHAQGFALACARLGVHGTVVVPRTTPRQKRERIAVLGGPALDLRVVGDTYDDAAAEADRIAAATGATPVPAFDDPRTVAGQGTAVREAFAQLASQGVRPGAVVVPVGGGGLVAGSVAWLREQHPDVEVVGVEPAGAPSMAAALAAGAPVVLDDLDGFVDGAAVRRVGDVPLGVLLADGPAPRLLAVPEGQVCVEMLALYGADGIIAEPAGALAPAALGTAYVPDDRVREAGVLVVLSGGNNDVSRYADVVERALLHEGRKHYFLVDFPQEPGALRRFLDEVLGPDDDITLFEYVKRNNRETGPALVGVELGDPADYDALWARMEAAPPRIERVSPDSPLFGFLV; this comes from the coding sequence GTGAGCGCACCCCCGCCGTCGCCCGTGACGGCCCGCGACGTCGAGGAGGCCGCGACCCGGATCGCGGCGCTGCCGGGCGCGGTCGAGACGACGCCGGTGCAGCCGGCGGCCCGGCTGGGCGAGCGGCTCGGCGCGCCGGTGTGGCTCAAGCGCGAGGACCTGCAGACGGTGCGCTCCTACAAGGTGCGCGGTGCGCTCAACCTCATGGCGCAGCTCGACGACGCGCAGCGGGCGCGCGGCGTGGTCTGCGCCAGCGCCGGCAACCACGCGCAGGGCTTCGCGCTCGCCTGCGCCCGCCTCGGCGTGCACGGCACGGTCGTCGTGCCGCGCACCACCCCGCGGCAGAAGCGCGAGCGGATCGCGGTGCTCGGGGGCCCCGCCCTCGACCTGCGCGTCGTCGGCGACACCTACGACGACGCCGCGGCCGAGGCGGACCGGATCGCCGCCGCCACGGGGGCCACGCCGGTGCCCGCCTTCGACGACCCCCGCACGGTCGCGGGGCAGGGCACCGCGGTCCGCGAGGCCTTCGCGCAGCTGGCGTCGCAGGGGGTCCGGCCCGGCGCGGTCGTCGTGCCGGTGGGCGGCGGCGGGCTGGTCGCCGGCTCCGTCGCCTGGCTGCGCGAGCAGCACCCCGACGTCGAGGTCGTCGGGGTCGAGCCCGCCGGCGCGCCGAGCATGGCCGCGGCGCTGGCGGCCGGCGCCCCGGTCGTGCTCGACGACCTCGACGGCTTCGTCGACGGCGCCGCCGTGCGCCGCGTCGGCGACGTGCCGCTCGGCGTGCTGCTCGCCGACGGGCCGGCGCCGCGGCTGCTCGCCGTGCCCGAGGGCCAGGTGTGCGTCGAGATGCTCGCGCTCTACGGTGCCGACGGCATCATCGCCGAGCCCGCCGGCGCCCTCGCGCCGGCCGCGCTCGGCACGGCGTACGTGCCCGACGACCGGGTCCGCGAGGCGGGCGTGCTGGTCGTGCTCAGCGGGGGCAACAACGACGTGAGCCGCTACGCCGACGTCGTCGAGCGCGCGCTGCTGCACGAGGGACGCAAGCACTACTTCCTCGTCGACTTCCCGCAGGAGCCGGGCGCGCTGCGCCGCTTCCTCGACGAGGTGCTCGGACCCGACGACGACATCACGCTCTTCGAGTACGTCAAGCGCAACAACCGCGAGACCGGCCCGGCGCTGGTCGGCGTCGAGCTCGGCGACCCGGCGGACTACGACGCGCTGTGGGCGCGCATGGAGGCCGCGCCACCGCGCATCGAGCGGGTCTCGCCGGACTCCCCGCTCTTCGGCTTCCTCGTCTGA
- a CDS encoding 2-oxoacid:acceptor oxidoreductase subunit alpha, with protein MAKQVKQLDRVIIRFAGDSGDGMQLTGDRFTQESASFGNDLATLPNFPAEIRAPQGTIPGVSSFQVHFADHDILTPGDAPDVLVAMNPAALKANLGDLPKGATIIVDTHDFTGRNLTKAGYDANPLDTLDDAGSQLGEFAVHPVDLTGMTVEAVKEFGLSRKDAARAKNMFALGLLSWMYGRPTETTVSFLEKRFARVPDIRDANVAAFKAGWNFGETTETFAVSYEIKPAPMEPGTYRNITGNLALAYGLVAAGVQSGLPVFLGSYPITPASDILHELSKHKAFGVTTFQAEDEIAGIGSAIGAAFAGHLGVTTTSGPGIALKGESIGLAVMTELPLVVVNVQRGGPSTGLPTKTEQSDLLQAMFGRNGEAPVPIVAPRSPGDCFDAALEAARIAVTHRTPVMLLSDGYLANGSEPWRVPEVEQLPTVDPAFAPAPEPAADGGQVPAFRPYDRDDATLARPWAVPGTPGLEHRIGGLEKGAGHGNISYDPANHDLMVRTRQAKVDRIADFLPPLEVDDPSGEAKVLVIGWGSTYGPIGAGVRRVRRAGFHVAQAHLRHLNPFPKDLGDVLRRYDKVLVPEMNLGQLSLLLRAKYLVDAVGYNEVRGLPLKAATLAEVIGGLVAEVEGLDAIDLSGVSHVTPQEVSS; from the coding sequence GTGGCCAAGCAGGTCAAGCAGCTCGACCGGGTGATCATCCGCTTCGCCGGCGACTCCGGCGACGGCATGCAGCTGACCGGCGACCGGTTCACCCAGGAGTCGGCGTCCTTCGGCAACGACCTGGCCACCCTGCCGAACTTCCCGGCCGAGATCCGCGCCCCCCAGGGCACGATCCCCGGCGTGTCGTCCTTCCAGGTGCACTTCGCCGACCACGACATCCTCACCCCCGGCGACGCCCCCGACGTGCTGGTCGCGATGAACCCCGCCGCCCTCAAGGCCAACCTCGGCGACCTGCCGAAGGGGGCGACGATCATCGTCGACACCCACGACTTCACGGGCCGCAACCTCACCAAGGCGGGCTACGACGCCAACCCGCTCGACACCCTCGACGACGCCGGCTCCCAGCTCGGCGAGTTCGCCGTGCACCCCGTCGACCTCACCGGCATGACGGTCGAGGCGGTCAAGGAGTTCGGCCTGTCTCGCAAGGACGCCGCCCGCGCGAAGAACATGTTCGCCCTCGGGCTGCTGTCGTGGATGTACGGCCGCCCCACCGAGACGACCGTGTCGTTCCTCGAGAAGCGCTTCGCCCGCGTGCCCGACATCCGCGACGCCAACGTCGCTGCCTTCAAGGCCGGGTGGAACTTCGGCGAGACCACCGAGACCTTCGCGGTCTCCTACGAGATCAAGCCGGCCCCGATGGAGCCCGGCACCTACCGCAACATCACCGGCAACCTCGCGCTGGCGTACGGGCTGGTCGCGGCCGGCGTGCAGTCGGGCCTGCCGGTCTTCCTGGGGTCCTACCCCATCACCCCGGCCTCCGACATCCTCCACGAGCTGAGCAAGCACAAGGCGTTCGGCGTCACCACCTTCCAGGCCGAGGACGAGATCGCCGGCATCGGCTCGGCGATCGGCGCGGCCTTCGCCGGCCACCTCGGCGTCACGACCACCTCGGGCCCGGGCATCGCGCTCAAGGGCGAGTCGATCGGCCTGGCGGTGATGACCGAGCTGCCGCTCGTCGTCGTCAACGTCCAGCGCGGCGGCCCGTCGACCGGCCTGCCCACCAAGACCGAGCAGTCCGACCTGCTGCAGGCGATGTTCGGCCGCAACGGCGAGGCGCCGGTGCCGATCGTCGCGCCGCGCTCGCCGGGCGACTGCTTCGACGCCGCCCTCGAGGCCGCGCGGATCGCGGTCACCCACCGCACCCCGGTGATGCTGCTCTCCGACGGCTACCTCGCCAACGGCTCCGAGCCGTGGCGGGTGCCCGAGGTCGAGCAGCTGCCGACCGTCGACCCCGCCTTCGCGCCGGCCCCGGAGCCCGCCGCCGACGGCGGGCAGGTGCCGGCCTTCCGGCCCTACGACCGCGACGACGCCACGCTCGCCCGGCCCTGGGCGGTGCCCGGCACGCCCGGCCTCGAGCACCGCATCGGCGGGCTCGAGAAGGGCGCCGGCCACGGCAACATCTCCTACGACCCCGCCAACCACGACCTGATGGTCCGCACCCGGCAGGCCAAGGTCGACCGGATCGCCGACTTCCTGCCGCCGCTCGAGGTCGACGACCCCTCGGGCGAGGCCAAGGTGCTCGTGATCGGCTGGGGCTCCACCTACGGCCCCATCGGAGCCGGCGTACGCCGGGTGCGCCGGGCCGGCTTCCACGTCGCCCAGGCCCACCTGCGCCACCTCAACCCCTTCCCGAAGGACCTCGGCGACGTGCTGCGGCGCTACGACAAGGTGCTCGTGCCCGAGATGAACCTCGGCCAGCTCTCGCTGCTGCTGCGCGCGAAGTACCTCGTCGACGCCGTCGGCTACAACGAGGTCCGCGGCCTGCCGCTCAAGGCCGCGACCCTCGCCGAGGTGATCGGCGGCCTCGTCGCCGAGGTCGAGGGCCTCGACGCGATCGACCTGTCCGGCGTCTCCCACGTCACCCCCCAGGAGGTGTCCTCGTGA
- a CDS encoding 2-oxoacid:ferredoxin oxidoreductase subunit beta, which yields MTATPTSPASAPADLPTPGLRSGTESVPRLAEGQVQTGKDFASDQEVRWCPGCGDYAVLKAVQSFLPDLGLRRENIVFVSGIGCSSRFPYYLDTYGMHSIHGRAPAIATGLATAREDLSVWVVTGDGDALSIGGNHLIHALRRNVNMTILLFNNRIYGLTKGQYSPTSEAGKVTKSTPMGSVDHPFNPVSLALGAEGTFVARTVDSDRKHLTAVLSAAAAHRGTSLVEIYQNCPIFNDGAFDAIKDRDTKDDAIIPLVHGEPIRFGAPGEDGLGSKGVVRDPATGVLRVALVDEVGADAVLVHDAHDPDPTTAFALSRLTANDYLHQAPIGIFRSVERPTYDDQARAQVDTATQNAAGAGGQEAGSLADRQARLAQLVGGGDTWTVV from the coding sequence GTGACCGCCACCCCCACCAGCCCCGCCTCCGCCCCGGCCGACCTGCCCACCCCGGGCCTGCGCTCCGGCACGGAGTCCGTGCCGAGGCTCGCCGAGGGCCAGGTGCAGACCGGCAAGGACTTCGCCTCCGACCAGGAGGTGCGCTGGTGCCCCGGCTGCGGCGACTACGCCGTGCTCAAGGCGGTGCAGTCCTTCCTGCCCGACCTCGGTCTGCGTCGCGAGAACATCGTCTTCGTCTCCGGCATCGGCTGCTCCTCGCGCTTCCCCTACTACCTCGACACCTACGGCATGCACTCCATCCACGGGCGCGCGCCGGCGATCGCGACCGGCCTGGCGACCGCGCGAGAGGACCTCTCGGTGTGGGTCGTCACCGGCGACGGCGACGCGCTGTCGATCGGCGGCAACCACCTGATCCACGCGCTGCGCCGCAACGTCAACATGACGATCCTGCTGTTCAATAACCGCATCTACGGCCTGACCAAGGGGCAGTACTCCCCCACCTCCGAGGCCGGCAAGGTCACCAAGTCGACCCCGATGGGCTCGGTCGACCACCCCTTCAACCCGGTCTCGCTCGCGCTCGGCGCCGAGGGCACGTTCGTCGCCCGCACCGTCGACTCCGACCGCAAGCACCTCACCGCCGTGCTGTCCGCGGCTGCGGCCCACCGCGGCACGTCGCTGGTCGAGATCTACCAGAACTGCCCGATCTTCAACGACGGTGCCTTCGACGCGATCAAGGACCGCGACACCAAGGACGACGCGATCATCCCGCTCGTGCACGGCGAGCCGATCCGCTTCGGCGCCCCCGGTGAGGACGGCCTCGGCAGCAAGGGCGTCGTGCGCGACCCGGCGACCGGCGTGCTGCGCGTGGCCCTCGTCGACGAGGTGGGCGCCGACGCCGTGCTGGTGCACGACGCCCACGACCCCGACCCGACCACCGCCTTCGCCCTGAGCCGGCTGACGGCCAACGACTACCTCCACCAGGCGCCGATCGGCATCTTCCGCAGCGTCGAGCGACCGACCTACGACGACCAGGCACGCGCCCAGGTCGACACCGCGACGCAGAACGCCGCGGGCGCGGGCGGCCAGGAGGCCGGCAGCCTCGCGGACCGGCAGGCGCGGCTGGCGCAGCTCGTCGGCGGCGGCGACACCTGGACGGTCGTCTGA
- the rarD gene encoding EamA family transporter RarD: MPDQRRGLALGVAAYGIWGLFPLYWPLLEPAGAEEILAHRVLWSAVTVGLLVLVLRRTGGVLAVVRDRRRLLLLTAAAITISVNWFTYIWGVNNGRVVETSLGYFVNPLVTVLMGVLVLGERLRRLQWVALGVASLAVVVLTLGYGRLPWVALVLAFSFGAYGLAKKSAGVGATESLVVETAVLAPFAAAYAGWLALSGTGEVGAQGGGHLLLVVGTGVLTVVPLLCFGGAANRIPLSTLGLLQYLAPVSQFALGVLVFREDMPPARWAGFALVWVALVLFTVEAYLHRRRQLRLVAEASAL, translated from the coding sequence GTGCCCGACCAGCGTCGCGGCCTCGCCCTGGGGGTCGCGGCCTACGGGATCTGGGGGCTGTTCCCCCTCTACTGGCCGCTCCTCGAGCCCGCCGGGGCCGAGGAGATCCTCGCCCACCGCGTGCTGTGGTCGGCGGTCACCGTCGGCCTGCTCGTGCTGGTGCTGCGCCGCACGGGCGGGGTGCTCGCCGTGGTGCGCGACCGCCGTCGGCTGCTGCTGCTCACCGCGGCGGCGATCACCATCAGCGTCAACTGGTTCACCTACATCTGGGGCGTCAACAACGGCCGGGTCGTCGAGACCTCGCTGGGCTACTTCGTCAACCCGCTGGTGACGGTCCTCATGGGCGTGCTGGTGCTGGGCGAGCGGCTGCGCCGGCTGCAGTGGGTGGCGCTCGGCGTCGCCTCGCTCGCGGTGGTCGTGCTCACCCTCGGCTACGGCCGGCTGCCCTGGGTCGCCCTGGTGCTCGCGTTCTCCTTCGGCGCCTACGGCCTGGCGAAGAAGTCCGCGGGGGTGGGTGCCACCGAGTCGCTGGTCGTCGAGACGGCGGTCCTCGCGCCCTTCGCCGCGGCGTACGCCGGGTGGCTGGCGCTCAGCGGCACCGGCGAGGTCGGCGCGCAGGGCGGCGGTCACCTGCTGCTCGTCGTCGGCACCGGAGTGCTCACGGTCGTCCCGCTGCTGTGCTTCGGCGGTGCGGCCAACCGCATCCCGCTCTCGACGCTCGGGCTGCTGCAGTACCTCGCGCCGGTCTCGCAGTTCGCCCTCGGCGTGCTGGTCTTCCGCGAGGACATGCCGCCCGCCCGCTGGGCCGGCTTCGCCCTCGTCTGGGTGGCGCTCGTGCTCTTCACGGTCGAGGCCTACCTCCACCGCCGCCGCCAGCTCCGCCTGGTCGCGGAGGCCTCCGCGCTCTGA